A region of Saccharococcus thermophilus DNA encodes the following proteins:
- the glgD gene encoding glucose-1-phosphate adenylyltransferase subunit GlgD, whose amino-acid sequence MNNEWMLGVIDATTYIEPLQPLALHRSVAAVPFAGRYRLIDFVLSSMVNSGIESVAIFPKYQYRSLMDHLNSGKNWDLNRKRDGLFFFPSPDLSISTHHVGAFAHFEQHIDYFLRSRQKYAVICNSHTVCNIDYEAVLERHIANECDITEIRYQGRSLEMYVLETSLLLDLIANYKQTGYCSIVDVVRDYRHSYKICTYEHNGYAAVIDSVESYFRHSMELLNRDIWRQLFLPERPIYTKVKDEPPTKYTEKAVVKNSFVANGCIVEGHVENSIIFRSVKIGKGAVIKNSIIMQKSQIGEQCYLDSVIVDKDAKIENGVSLRGTDRHPFVIRKGTVQGELMNQ is encoded by the coding sequence ATGAATAACGAATGGATGCTGGGAGTTATTGATGCAACGACGTATATCGAGCCGCTTCAGCCGCTGGCGCTGCATCGTTCTGTAGCGGCGGTGCCGTTTGCGGGGAGGTACCGATTGATTGATTTTGTATTGTCGAGCATGGTGAACTCCGGGATCGAAAGTGTGGCCATTTTTCCAAAATATCAATACCGTTCGTTAATGGATCATCTAAATTCGGGAAAAAACTGGGATTTAAACCGCAAACGTGACGGATTATTTTTCTTTCCATCTCCCGATTTGTCCATTTCAACCCATCATGTCGGGGCGTTTGCCCATTTTGAACAACATATCGACTATTTTTTGCGCAGCAGGCAAAAATACGCGGTTATTTGCAATAGCCATACCGTTTGCAATATCGATTATGAAGCGGTGCTTGAGCGTCATATTGCGAACGAATGCGATATTACCGAAATCCGTTATCAAGGGCGTTCGCTGGAGATGTACGTGTTAGAAACGTCATTGCTGCTTGATTTAATTGCTAATTATAAGCAGACGGGATATTGCAGCATTGTTGATGTTGTACGCGATTATCGCCATTCTTACAAAATTTGCACTTATGAACATAACGGATATGCAGCTGTCATCGATTCGGTGGAGAGCTATTTTCGGCATAGTATGGAATTGCTAAATAGGGATATTTGGCGGCAGTTATTTCTTCCTGAGCGGCCAATTTATACGAAAGTGAAAGATGAGCCGCCGACGAAATATACGGAAAAAGCGGTTGTAAAAAATTCGTTCGTTGCCAACGGCTGCATTGTTGAAGGACATGTAGAAAACAGCATTATTTTCCGTTCGGTTAAAATTGGAAAGGGTGCAGTGATCAAAAACAGCATCATTATGCAAAAAAGTCAAATTGGCGAGCAATGTTACCTTGATTCAGTCATTGTGGATAAAGATGCAAAAATTGAAAACGGAGTTTCTTTACGAGGAACAGATCGGCATCCGTTTGTGATTCGCAAAGGAACCGTACAAGGAGAGCTGATGAATCAGTGA
- a CDS encoding glucose-1-phosphate adenylyltransferase encodes MRKKKCIAMLLAGGQGSRLCSLTKNIAKPAVPFGGKYRIIDFTLSNCTNSGIDTVGVLTQYQPLLLHSYIGIGSAWDLDRRNGGVTVLPPYSVSSGVKWYEGTANAIYQNINYIEQYDPDYVLVLSGDHIYKMDYRKMLDYHIAKQADVTISVIEVPWSEASRFGIMNTNEQMEIIEFEEKPANPKSNLASMGIYIFNWPLLKKYLRIDNANPHSSHDFGKDVIPLLLREKKRLVAYPFKGYWKDVGTVKSLWEANMDLLDEGNQLNLFDRSWRIYSVNPNQPPQYISDEAIVIHSLVNEGCMVEGNVEHSVLFQGVHIRKGAVVKDCVIMPDAVIGEGVYIERAIVPPNIEIPPHSVICPDDVLLVTEEWLKEQNVENMQKG; translated from the coding sequence ATGAGGAAGAAAAAATGCATCGCCATGTTATTGGCCGGAGGGCAAGGTAGCCGTTTATGTTCTTTGACGAAAAACATTGCGAAACCAGCCGTTCCGTTTGGCGGCAAATATCGGATTATTGATTTTACCTTGAGCAACTGTACCAATTCAGGCATTGATACGGTCGGAGTGTTAACACAGTACCAGCCGCTTCTTCTCCACTCTTATATCGGCATCGGCAGCGCTTGGGATTTGGACCGGAGAAATGGCGGCGTTACCGTTCTTCCACCGTACTCGGTATCATCTGGTGTGAAGTGGTATGAGGGAACGGCCAATGCGATTTATCAAAATATCAATTATATTGAACAATATGATCCTGATTACGTGCTAGTGTTATCAGGAGACCATATTTATAAAATGGATTATCGCAAAATGCTGGACTATCATATTGCGAAACAAGCGGATGTAACCATTTCCGTCATCGAAGTGCCGTGGTCGGAAGCAAGCCGGTTCGGCATTATGAACACAAATGAACAAATGGAAATTATCGAATTTGAGGAGAAACCGGCGAATCCAAAAAGCAATCTCGCTTCGATGGGGATTTATATTTTTAATTGGCCGCTTTTAAAGAAATATTTGCGAATTGACAACGCCAATCCGCATTCGAGCCATGATTTCGGCAAAGATGTGATTCCGTTATTGCTTCGTGAGAAAAAGCGGCTTGTTGCTTATCCGTTTAAAGGCTACTGGAAAGATGTCGGCACAGTGAAAAGTTTATGGGAAGCGAATATGGATTTGCTGGACGAAGGAAATCAACTAAATTTATTTGATCGTTCATGGCGGATTTATTCTGTCAATCCGAATCAGCCGCCACAATACATTTCCGATGAAGCCATTGTCATTCATTCGCTTGTGAACGAGGGATGTATGGTAGAAGGGAATGTCGAACACTCCGTATTGTTTCAAGGTGTTCATATTCGCAAGGGAGCGGTGGTGAAAGATTGCGTGATTATGCCGGACGCGGTGATTGGCGAAGGGGTATATATCGAAAGAGCGATCGTGCCGCCGAATATCGAAATTCCGCCGCACTCGGTTATTTGCCCGGATGATGTTCTCCTTGTTACAGAGGAATGGTTAAAAGAACAGAACGTGGAAAATATGCAGAAAGGATGA
- the glgB gene encoding 1,4-alpha-glucan branching enzyme, producing the protein MIAVSPTDLEIYLFHEGSLYKSYELFGAHVIKQDGMVGTRFCVWAPNAREVRLVGSFNEWNGTNFHFIKISDQGVWTIFIPENLEGHLYKYEIITKNGNVLLKSDPYAFYSELRPHTASIVYNMKGYRWKDQAWQRKKQRKRIYEQPLFIYELHFGSWKKKADSSFYTYQEMADELIPYVLEHGFTHIELLPLVEHPLDRSWGYQGTGYYSATSRYGTPHDLMHFIDRCHQAGIGVILDWVPGHFCKDAHGLYMFDGAPAYEYANMQDRENYVWGTANFDLGRPEVRSFLISNALFWMEYFHVDGFRVDAVANMLYWPNSDVLYKNTYAVEFLQKLNETVFAYDPNILMIAEDSTDWPRVTAPTYDGGLGFNYKWNMGWMNDILTYMETPPEQRKYVHNKVTFSLLYAYSENFILPFSHDEVVHGKKSLLNKMPGSYEEKFAQLRLLYGYLLAHPGKKLLFMGGEFAQFDEWKDLEQLDWMLFDFDMHRNMNHYMQQLLKCYKRYKPLYELDHSPDGFEWIDVHNAEQSIFSFIRRGKKENDLLVIVCNFTNKTYHDYKVGVPLFTTYREILNSDAAEFGGWGNVNTKRVAAINEPFHGKPYHVRMTIPPFGISILRPVKKRGERKKNEEEKMHRHVIGRRAR; encoded by the coding sequence TTGATTGCCGTCAGCCCTACTGATTTAGAAATTTACTTGTTTCATGAAGGCAGCTTATATAAAAGTTATGAACTGTTTGGCGCCCATGTCATTAAACAGGATGGAATGGTTGGAACGCGTTTTTGCGTATGGGCTCCAAATGCCCGTGAAGTGCGATTAGTCGGCAGTTTTAACGAATGGAACGGAACTAATTTTCATTTTATCAAAATCAGCGATCAAGGTGTATGGACCATTTTTATTCCCGAAAATTTAGAAGGGCATTTATATAAATATGAGATCATTACTAAGAATGGGAATGTTTTGTTAAAATCCGACCCTTACGCATTTTACTCCGAATTGCGTCCTCACACCGCCTCCATTGTCTACAATATGAAAGGATATCGATGGAAAGATCAGGCCTGGCAGCGGAAAAAGCAGCGAAAGCGAATTTATGAACAGCCTTTGTTCATTTATGAGCTCCACTTTGGTTCATGGAAAAAGAAAGCGGACAGCAGTTTTTATACATATCAAGAGATGGCGGATGAGTTAATCCCGTATGTGTTGGAACATGGATTTACTCATATTGAGTTGCTTCCGCTTGTTGAGCATCCGCTCGACCGTTCTTGGGGGTACCAAGGAACGGGGTATTATTCGGCAACGAGCCGCTACGGGACTCCGCACGATTTGATGCATTTTATCGATCGTTGCCATCAAGCGGGGATTGGTGTCATTCTTGATTGGGTTCCTGGCCATTTTTGCAAAGATGCCCACGGGCTATATATGTTTGACGGTGCTCCCGCCTATGAATATGCCAACATGCAGGACCGGGAAAATTACGTATGGGGAACGGCAAACTTTGACCTTGGCAGGCCGGAAGTCCGCAGTTTTTTGATTTCCAATGCGTTATTTTGGATGGAATATTTCCATGTGGACGGATTTCGCGTAGATGCCGTCGCCAATATGTTATATTGGCCAAACAGTGATGTGCTATACAAAAATACGTATGCCGTGGAGTTTTTGCAAAAATTAAATGAAACGGTATTCGCCTATGATCCGAACATATTAATGATTGCCGAAGATTCAACAGACTGGCCTCGTGTGACGGCTCCGACGTATGACGGCGGATTAGGGTTCAACTACAAATGGAACATGGGCTGGATGAACGATATTTTGACATACATGGAAACTCCGCCGGAACAGCGCAAATATGTGCACAATAAAGTAACGTTTTCCCTTTTGTACGCGTATTCGGAAAATTTCATTTTGCCTTTTTCCCACGATGAAGTGGTGCACGGCAAGAAGTCGCTCTTAAATAAAATGCCGGGATCCTATGAGGAAAAGTTTGCGCAGCTGCGGTTATTGTATGGGTATTTGTTGGCGCACCCTGGCAAGAAACTGCTGTTTATGGGCGGGGAATTCGCGCAATTTGATGAATGGAAGGACCTCGAGCAGCTTGATTGGATGCTTTTTGACTTTGATATGCACCGCAATATGAATCATTATATGCAGCAATTGTTAAAATGCTATAAGCGTTATAAGCCTCTCTATGAACTAGATCATTCTCCAGACGGATTTGAGTGGATTGATGTGCATAATGCCGAACAGAGCATTTTTTCCTTCATTCGACGCGGAAAAAAAGAGAACGATTTGCTTGTCATTGTTTGTAATTTCACAAATAAAACATACCACGATTATAAAGTTGGTGTCCCGTTGTTTACGACATATCGGGAAATCCTCAACAGCGATGCCGCCGAGTTTGGGGGATGGGGAAACGTCAATACAAAACGGGTTGCAGCGATCAACGAGCCGTTTCATGGAAAACCGTATCACGTTCGGATGACGATTCCGCCGTTTGGCATTTCTATTTTACGGCCAGTGAAAAAACGAGGGGAGAGAAAAAAGAATGAGGAAGAAAAAATGCATCGCCATGTTATTGGCCGGAGGGCAAGGTAG
- a CDS encoding IS982 family transposase yields MQEHFHFTTDRVKLQKQYASILLFVSAQLSSIQIHLQRRNRHLLKQKDEVIITIHVLGKLLGFTSERAWHRFVIGNLFPKALFPERSRYNRRCRALSFAIKWIRHQLAKRGQHHAYAVVDSLPIELCHSARMHRVKRFRGIADIGYCASKRITFYGLKLHLQVTDQGLPMGYVVTEASCHDRVAAETVMTQIPHPYNLGDKGYISQKLQKKLYEEHRVAFWTPVRKNQRIRQSDAWKQWMKRKRKVVETVFSILVDSYRITEIRANSVSGFETALDGILLAYSLVVLGLVEC; encoded by the coding sequence ATGCAAGAGCACTTTCATTTTACAACAGATCGTGTCAAACTTCAAAAACAATATGCATCGATTTTGCTTTTTGTATCGGCTCAACTATCGAGTATCCAGATTCATCTTCAACGTCGAAATCGTCATTTGTTGAAACAGAAAGACGAAGTCATCATCACCATCCATGTCCTTGGAAAGTTGTTGGGCTTCACTTCCGAACGGGCTTGGCACCGGTTTGTGATTGGGAATTTGTTTCCCAAGGCCTTGTTCCCTGAGCGTTCTCGGTACAACCGTCGCTGCCGAGCGCTTAGCTTTGCGATCAAGTGGATTCGACACCAGTTGGCCAAGCGCGGGCAACACCATGCGTATGCGGTCGTGGACAGCTTGCCGATCGAGCTGTGTCATTCAGCTCGAATGCATCGCGTCAAACGATTCCGTGGAATTGCCGATATTGGCTATTGTGCTTCCAAAAGGATCACTTTCTATGGGTTGAAACTTCACCTGCAGGTCACCGACCAAGGGCTTCCGATGGGATATGTTGTCACCGAAGCGTCTTGTCACGACCGGGTGGCCGCTGAAACCGTCATGACGCAAATTCCACATCCGTATAACCTCGGTGACAAAGGGTATATCAGCCAAAAGCTGCAAAAGAAGCTGTACGAAGAGCACCGGGTCGCTTTTTGGACGCCCGTTCGAAAAAATCAGCGAATTCGCCAATCGGACGCATGGAAACAGTGGATGAAGCGAAAACGTAAAGTGGTGGAAACCGTGTTTTCGATTTTAGTCGATTCGTATCGGATCACCGAGATTCGAGCGAACTCGGTTTCTGGATTTGAAACGGCGCTGGATGGTATTTTACTGGCTTACTCCCTTGTTGTTCTTGGGCTAGTTGAGTGTTAA
- a CDS encoding cation diffusion facilitator family transporter: MPPIQYDYHHLPHVKTQNQSKKTLWITLGLTLFFTIVEIVGGLLSNSLALLSDSAHMASDVLALGLSMVALYLATRPPNQRFTFGYLRFEIITSFLNGLTLTVIAIGILWEGIQRFISPEPIDFRLMLTISTIGLIVNLVLTIVLSRSTKEEENLNIKSALWHFIGDLLSSIGVIISAVLIYLTGFYFFDPLISIIIAGIIFTGGAKIIRESYLILMEAVPDQFDLEQIRKDIHQVEGVEDVHDMHLWAVSTDHYSLTAHVFINEHIQPFCVILAINDMLNEKYGIKHTTIQVEHAMFHDHGSYGKAFLHKKNNGQ; the protein is encoded by the coding sequence ATGCCACCAATCCAATACGATTACCATCATCTTCCACATGTCAAAACACAAAACCAATCGAAAAAAACACTTTGGATTACTCTTGGATTAACATTGTTTTTTACGATTGTGGAAATTGTCGGGGGACTGCTGTCCAATTCTTTAGCGCTGCTTTCCGACTCCGCTCATATGGCATCCGACGTATTGGCGCTCGGACTTAGTATGGTCGCCCTTTACCTCGCGACACGTCCGCCCAATCAACGTTTTACCTTTGGTTATTTGCGCTTTGAGATCATTACGTCCTTTTTAAACGGACTTACGTTAACCGTTATTGCTATTGGAATTCTCTGGGAAGGGATTCAGCGGTTTATTTCTCCTGAGCCAATCGACTTTCGCTTGATGTTGACGATTTCAACGATTGGACTCATCGTAAATCTCGTATTGACCATCGTCCTGAGCCGCAGCACAAAAGAAGAAGAAAATTTAAATATTAAAAGCGCCTTATGGCACTTTATCGGCGATTTACTCAGCTCGATCGGCGTGATTATTTCGGCAGTGCTCATTTACTTGACCGGCTTTTATTTCTTCGATCCGCTCATCAGCATTATTATCGCTGGCATCATTTTTACAGGCGGGGCGAAGATTATTCGCGAATCCTATCTCATTTTAATGGAAGCCGTCCCTGATCAGTTTGACCTTGAACAAATTCGCAAGGACATTCACCAAGTCGAAGGCGTCGAAGATGTGCATGACATGCATTTATGGGCCGTTTCCACCGACCATTATTCGCTAACCGCGCACGTTTTTATCAACGAACACATTCAGCCGTTTTGCGTCATCTTAGCCATCAATGATATGCTAAACGAAAAATACGGCATTAAGCATACCACCATCCAAGT